A genomic segment from Alkalilimnicola ehrlichii MLHE-1 encodes:
- a CDS encoding vWA domain-containing protein: protein MKRAEVKEKALALWENDRARLVFEQPFIGMLAMQLELQPVVDGALPTAATDGRTVFGNANFLCRLSDEDRLFVLAHEVWHCAALHHLRRQGRDTVRWNHAVDYEVNGLLAETGMTVPKGALYRRHWRGWSAESIYEVLPEDLTDEGRGRFRDRHTWRAPSLGRSDPDLCPRPDERIWKGWQQRVVGAWQQVQARGHGGRGIGRLPGVMGSLVRSLTRPQVPWQTVLRRYLVPRLDPGRRQWTTPNRRYLSRELYLPGPARERVDLAVAIDTSGSTQDYLPAFLAELRGIAGQWPDTRIRLIQADADIQSDEYVTAADLRPEMILKGGGGTDFRPVFEALKSDPPRVLVYFTDGFGQLPGRHEVEALDVVWVIWRDTITIKCRYGAVVTTGQPLSLWQ from the coding sequence ATGAAGCGGGCCGAGGTCAAGGAAAAGGCGCTCGCGCTGTGGGAGAACGACCGGGCGCGGCTGGTCTTCGAGCAGCCGTTCATCGGCATGCTGGCCATGCAACTGGAACTGCAACCGGTGGTGGACGGGGCCCTGCCCACCGCTGCCACCGATGGCCGCACGGTTTTCGGCAATGCGAACTTTCTCTGCCGGCTCAGCGACGAGGACCGGCTCTTCGTGCTGGCGCACGAGGTATGGCACTGCGCGGCCCTGCATCACCTGCGCCGCCAGGGTCGGGACACGGTCCGGTGGAATCACGCGGTGGACTACGAGGTGAATGGCCTGCTCGCGGAGACCGGCATGACCGTGCCCAAAGGCGCGCTGTACAGACGGCACTGGCGCGGATGGAGCGCAGAGTCCATCTACGAGGTTCTGCCGGAGGACCTGACGGATGAGGGCCGGGGCCGATTCCGGGACAGGCACACCTGGCGCGCCCCGTCCCTTGGCCGTAGCGATCCCGACCTCTGCCCGCGACCCGACGAGCGTATCTGGAAAGGTTGGCAGCAACGGGTGGTGGGGGCCTGGCAGCAAGTGCAGGCCCGGGGCCACGGTGGTCGGGGCATCGGGCGTCTGCCCGGCGTCATGGGCAGCCTGGTGCGCAGCCTGACCCGTCCGCAAGTGCCCTGGCAGACTGTCCTGAGACGCTACCTTGTTCCCCGCCTGGACCCGGGCAGGCGTCAATGGACCACACCGAACCGCAGGTACCTCAGTCGTGAGCTTTACCTGCCCGGGCCGGCGCGGGAGCGGGTGGACCTGGCGGTGGCCATCGACACCAGCGGCAGCACGCAGGACTACCTGCCCGCGTTCCTGGCAGAGTTGCGGGGCATTGCGGGTCAGTGGCCGGATACGCGGATTCGGTTGATCCAAGCGGATGCCGATATCCAGAGCGATGAGTACGTGACTGCTGCGGATCTGAGGCCTGAGATGATTCTGAAGGGGGGTGGGGGGACGGACTTCAGGCCGGTGTTCGAGGCCTTGAAGTCGGATCCGCCGAGGGTGCTGGTGTATTTCACGGATGGGTTCGGTCAGCTACCTGGCCGCCACGAGGTGGAGGCTCTCGATGTTGTATGGGTCATATGGCGTGATACGATCACCATAAAATGCCGCTATGGAGCGGTTGTTACAACTGGACAACCCTTGTCGCTATGGCAATAA